A single region of the Pan troglodytes isolate AG18354 chromosome 18, NHGRI_mPanTro3-v2.0_pri, whole genome shotgun sequence genome encodes:
- the FAM234A gene encoding protein FAM234A isoform X9, with the protein MLDHKDLEAEIHPLKNEERKSQENLGNPSKNEDNVKSAPPQSRLSRCRAAAFFLSLFLCLFVVFVASFVIPCPDRPASQQMWRIDYSAAVIYDFLAVDDINGDRIQDVLFLYKNTNSSNNFSRSCVDEAAVSGANGSTLWERPVAQDVALVECAVPQPRGSEAPSACILVGRPSSFIAVNLFTGETLWNHSSSFSGNASVLSPLLQVPDVDGDGAPDLLVLTQEREEVSGHLYSGSTGHQIGLRGSLGVDGESGFLLHVTRTGAHYILFPCASSLCGCSVKGLYEKVTGSDGPFKNDPHWESMLNATTRRMLSHSSGAVRYLMHVPGNAGADVLLVGSEAFVLLDGQELTPRWTPKAAHVLRKPIFGRYKPDTLAVVVENGTGTDRQILFLDLGTGAVLCSLALPSLPGGPLSASLPTADHRSAFFFWGLHELGSTSETETGEARHSLYMFHPTLPRVLLELANVSTHVVAFDAVLFEPSRHAAYILLTGPADSEAPGLVSVIKHKDSPLCLAAPEAQGQPRCSVLLGPPRSQSLSFVAKAA; encoded by the exons ATGTTGGACCACAAGGACTTAGAAGCCGAAATCCACCccttgaaaaatgaagaaagaaaatcgCAGGAAAATCTGGGAAATCCATCAAAAAATGAGGATAACGTGAAAAGCGCGCCTCCACAGTCCCGGCTCTCCCGGTGCCGAGCGGCGgcgttttttctttcattgtttctctgcctttttgtgGTGTTCGTCGCCTCATTCGTCATCCCGTGTCCAGACCGGCCGGCGTCACAGCAAATGTGGAGGATAGACTACAGTGCCGCTG TTATCTATGACTTTCTGGCTGTGGACGATATAAACGGGGACAGGATCCaagatgttctttttctttataaaaacacCAACAGCAGCAACAATTTCAGCCGATCCTGTGTGGACGAAG CTGCTGTGTCGGGGGCCAACGGCAGCACGCTCTGGGAGAGACCTGTGGCCCAAGACGTGGCCCTCGTGGAGTGTGCTGTGCCCCAGCCAAGAGGCAGTGAGGCACCTTCTGCCTGCATCCTTGTGGGCAGACCCAGTTCTTTCATTGCAGTCAACTTGTTCACAG GGGAAACCCTGTGGAACCACAGCAGCAGCTTCAGCGGGAATGCGTCCGTCCTGAGCCCTCTGCTGCAGGTGCCCGATGTGGACGGCGATGGGGCCCCAGACCTGCTGGTTCTCACCCAGGAGCGGGAGGAG GTTAGTGGCCACCTCTACTCCGGCAGCACCGGGCACCAGATTGGCCTCAGAGGCAGCCTTGGTGTGGACGGGGAAAGTGGCTTCCTCCTTCACGTCACCAGGACAGGTGCCCACTACATCCTCTTTCCCTGCG CAAGCTCCCTCTGCGGCTGCTCTGTGAAGGGTCTCTACGAGAAGGTGACCGGGAGCGACGGCCCGTTCAAGAATGACCCGCACTGGGAGAGCATGCTCAATGCCACCACCCGCAGGATGCTTTCCCACAG CTCTGGAGCAGTGCGCTACCTGATGCATGTCCCAGGGAACGCCGGTGCAGATGTGCTTCTTGTGGGCTCAGAGGCCTTCGTGCTGCTGGACGGGCAGGAGCTGACGCCTCGCTGGACACCCAAGGCAGCCCATGTCCTGAG AAAACCCATCTTCGGCCGCTACAAACCAGACACCTTGGCTGTAGTCGTTGAAAACGGAACTGGCACCGACAGACAG atCCTGTTTCTGGACCTTGGCACTGGAGCCGTCCTGTGTAGCCTAGCCCTCCCGAGCCTCCCTGGGGGTCCACTGTCCGCCAGCCTGCCGACCGCAGACCACCGCTCAGCCTTCTTCTTCTGGGGCCTCCACGAGCTGGGGAGCACCAGCGAGACG GAGACCGGGGAGGCCCGGCACAGCCTGTACATGTTCCACCCCACCCTGCCGCGCGTGCTGCTGGAGCTGGCCAATGTCTCTACCCACGTTGTCGCCTTCGACG CCGTCCTGTTTGAGCCAAGCCGCCACGCCGCCTACATCCTTCTGACAGGCCCGGCAGACTCAGAGGCACCCGGCCTAGTCTCTGTGATCAAGCACAAG GACTCACCTCTGTGCCTTGCTGCTCCTGAGGCCCAAGGGCAGCCACGGTGCTCTGTACTGCTCGGGCCGCCCAGGTCACAGAGCCTGAGCTTCGTAGCCAAAGCAGCCTGA
- the FAM234A gene encoding protein FAM234A isoform X6, translating into MLDHKDLEAEIHPLKNEERKSQENLGNPSKNEDNVKSAPPQSRLSRCRAAAFFLSLFLCLFVVFVASFVIPCPDRPASQQMWRIDYSAAVIYDFLAVDDINGDRIQDVLFLYKNTNSSNNFSRSCVDEGFSSPCTFAAAVSGANGSTLWERPVAQDVALVECAVPQPRGSEAPSACILVGRPSSFIAVNLFTGETLWNHSSSFSGNASVLSPLLQVPDVDGDGAPDLLVLTQEREEVSGHLYSGSTGHQIGLRGSLGVDGESGFLLHVTRTGAHYILFPCASSLCGCSVKGLYEKVTGSDGPFKNDPHWESMLNATTRRMLSHSSGAVRYLMHVPGNAGADVLLVGSEAFVLLDGQELTPRWTPKAAHVLRKPIFGRYKPDTLAVVVENGTGTDRQILFLDLGTGAVLCSLALPSLPGGPLSASLPTADHRSAFFFWGLHELGSTSETETGEARHSLYMFHPTLPRVLLELANVSTHVVAFDAVLFEPSRHAAYILLTGPADSEAPGLVSVIKHKDSPLCLAAPEAQGQPRCSVLLGPPRSQSLSFVAKAA; encoded by the exons ATGTTGGACCACAAGGACTTAGAAGCCGAAATCCACCccttgaaaaatgaagaaagaaaatcgCAGGAAAATCTGGGAAATCCATCAAAAAATGAGGATAACGTGAAAAGCGCGCCTCCACAGTCCCGGCTCTCCCGGTGCCGAGCGGCGgcgttttttctttcattgtttctctgcctttttgtgGTGTTCGTCGCCTCATTCGTCATCCCGTGTCCAGACCGGCCGGCGTCACAGCAAATGTGGAGGATAGACTACAGTGCCGCTG TTATCTATGACTTTCTGGCTGTGGACGATATAAACGGGGACAGGATCCaagatgttctttttctttataaaaacacCAACAGCAGCAACAATTTCAGCCGATCCTGTGTGGACGAAG GCTTTTCCTCTCCCTGCACCTTTGCAGCTGCTGTGTCGGGGGCCAACGGCAGCACGCTCTGGGAGAGACCTGTGGCCCAAGACGTGGCCCTCGTGGAGTGTGCTGTGCCCCAGCCAAGAGGCAGTGAGGCACCTTCTGCCTGCATCCTTGTGGGCAGACCCAGTTCTTTCATTGCAGTCAACTTGTTCACAG GGGAAACCCTGTGGAACCACAGCAGCAGCTTCAGCGGGAATGCGTCCGTCCTGAGCCCTCTGCTGCAGGTGCCCGATGTGGACGGCGATGGGGCCCCAGACCTGCTGGTTCTCACCCAGGAGCGGGAGGAG GTTAGTGGCCACCTCTACTCCGGCAGCACCGGGCACCAGATTGGCCTCAGAGGCAGCCTTGGTGTGGACGGGGAAAGTGGCTTCCTCCTTCACGTCACCAGGACAGGTGCCCACTACATCCTCTTTCCCTGCG CAAGCTCCCTCTGCGGCTGCTCTGTGAAGGGTCTCTACGAGAAGGTGACCGGGAGCGACGGCCCGTTCAAGAATGACCCGCACTGGGAGAGCATGCTCAATGCCACCACCCGCAGGATGCTTTCCCACAG CTCTGGAGCAGTGCGCTACCTGATGCATGTCCCAGGGAACGCCGGTGCAGATGTGCTTCTTGTGGGCTCAGAGGCCTTCGTGCTGCTGGACGGGCAGGAGCTGACGCCTCGCTGGACACCCAAGGCAGCCCATGTCCTGAG AAAACCCATCTTCGGCCGCTACAAACCAGACACCTTGGCTGTAGTCGTTGAAAACGGAACTGGCACCGACAGACAG atCCTGTTTCTGGACCTTGGCACTGGAGCCGTCCTGTGTAGCCTAGCCCTCCCGAGCCTCCCTGGGGGTCCACTGTCCGCCAGCCTGCCGACCGCAGACCACCGCTCAGCCTTCTTCTTCTGGGGCCTCCACGAGCTGGGGAGCACCAGCGAGACG GAGACCGGGGAGGCCCGGCACAGCCTGTACATGTTCCACCCCACCCTGCCGCGCGTGCTGCTGGAGCTGGCCAATGTCTCTACCCACGTTGTCGCCTTCGACG CCGTCCTGTTTGAGCCAAGCCGCCACGCCGCCTACATCCTTCTGACAGGCCCGGCAGACTCAGAGGCACCCGGCCTAGTCTCTGTGATCAAGCACAAG GACTCACCTCTGTGCCTTGCTGCTCCTGAGGCCCAAGGGCAGCCACGGTGCTCTGTACTGCTCGGGCCGCCCAGGTCACAGAGCCTGAGCTTCGTAGCCAAAGCAGCCTGA
- the FAM234A gene encoding protein FAM234A isoform X12 — MLDHKDLEAEIHPLKNEERKSQENLGNPSKNEDNVKSAPPQSRLSRCRAAAFFLSLFLCLFVVFVASFVIPCPDRPASQQMWRIDYSAAVIYDFLAVDDINGDRIQDVLFLYKNTNSSNNFSRSCVDEAAVSGANGSTLWERPVAQDVALVECAVPQPRGSEAPSACILVGRPSSFIAVNLFTGETLWNHSSSFSGNASVLSPLLQVPDVDGDGAPDLLVLTQEREEVSGHLYSGSTGHQIGLRGSLGVDGESGFLLHVTRTGAHYILFPCASSLCGCSVKGLYEKVTGSDGPFKNDPHWESMLNATTRRMLSHSSGAVRYLMHVPGNAGADVLLVGSEAFVLLDGQELTPRWTPKAAHVLRKPIFGRYKPDTLAVVVENGTGTDRQILFLDLGTGAVLCSLALPSLPGGPLSASLPTADHRSAFFFWGLHELGSTSETETGEARHSLYMFHPTLPRVLLELANVSTHVVAFDAVLFEPSRHAAYILLTGPADSEAPGLVSVIKHKAHTGRQRRGAWTGQSSRRDLHVRVL; from the exons ATGTTGGACCACAAGGACTTAGAAGCCGAAATCCACCccttgaaaaatgaagaaagaaaatcgCAGGAAAATCTGGGAAATCCATCAAAAAATGAGGATAACGTGAAAAGCGCGCCTCCACAGTCCCGGCTCTCCCGGTGCCGAGCGGCGgcgttttttctttcattgtttctctgcctttttgtgGTGTTCGTCGCCTCATTCGTCATCCCGTGTCCAGACCGGCCGGCGTCACAGCAAATGTGGAGGATAGACTACAGTGCCGCTG TTATCTATGACTTTCTGGCTGTGGACGATATAAACGGGGACAGGATCCaagatgttctttttctttataaaaacacCAACAGCAGCAACAATTTCAGCCGATCCTGTGTGGACGAAG CTGCTGTGTCGGGGGCCAACGGCAGCACGCTCTGGGAGAGACCTGTGGCCCAAGACGTGGCCCTCGTGGAGTGTGCTGTGCCCCAGCCAAGAGGCAGTGAGGCACCTTCTGCCTGCATCCTTGTGGGCAGACCCAGTTCTTTCATTGCAGTCAACTTGTTCACAG GGGAAACCCTGTGGAACCACAGCAGCAGCTTCAGCGGGAATGCGTCCGTCCTGAGCCCTCTGCTGCAGGTGCCCGATGTGGACGGCGATGGGGCCCCAGACCTGCTGGTTCTCACCCAGGAGCGGGAGGAG GTTAGTGGCCACCTCTACTCCGGCAGCACCGGGCACCAGATTGGCCTCAGAGGCAGCCTTGGTGTGGACGGGGAAAGTGGCTTCCTCCTTCACGTCACCAGGACAGGTGCCCACTACATCCTCTTTCCCTGCG CAAGCTCCCTCTGCGGCTGCTCTGTGAAGGGTCTCTACGAGAAGGTGACCGGGAGCGACGGCCCGTTCAAGAATGACCCGCACTGGGAGAGCATGCTCAATGCCACCACCCGCAGGATGCTTTCCCACAG CTCTGGAGCAGTGCGCTACCTGATGCATGTCCCAGGGAACGCCGGTGCAGATGTGCTTCTTGTGGGCTCAGAGGCCTTCGTGCTGCTGGACGGGCAGGAGCTGACGCCTCGCTGGACACCCAAGGCAGCCCATGTCCTGAG AAAACCCATCTTCGGCCGCTACAAACCAGACACCTTGGCTGTAGTCGTTGAAAACGGAACTGGCACCGACAGACAG atCCTGTTTCTGGACCTTGGCACTGGAGCCGTCCTGTGTAGCCTAGCCCTCCCGAGCCTCCCTGGGGGTCCACTGTCCGCCAGCCTGCCGACCGCAGACCACCGCTCAGCCTTCTTCTTCTGGGGCCTCCACGAGCTGGGGAGCACCAGCGAGACG GAGACCGGGGAGGCCCGGCACAGCCTGTACATGTTCCACCCCACCCTGCCGCGCGTGCTGCTGGAGCTGGCCAATGTCTCTACCCACGTTGTCGCCTTCGACG CCGTCCTGTTTGAGCCAAGCCGCCACGCCGCCTACATCCTTCTGACAGGCCCGGCAGACTCAGAGGCACCCGGCCTAGTCTCTGTGATCAAGCACAAG